The DNA segment gtccggaggacacgacgtccatgatttccaaaaacaatttgaaatgtggactcatcagaccaaaatcaaatcaaatcaattttatttatatagcgccaaatcacaagaaacagttgccccaaggcgccttatattgtaaggcaaggccatacaataattatgtaaaaaccccaacggtcaaaacaaccccctatggcaacagtgggaaggaaaaacctccagcagaaccaggctcagggagggtcagtcttctgctgggactggttggggctgagggagagaaccaggaaaaagacatgctgtggaagagagcagagatcaatcactaatgattaaatgcagagtggtgcatacagagcaaaaagagaaagaaacactcagtgcatcatgggaaccccccagcagtctaagtctatagcagcataactaagggatggttcagggttacctgatccagccctaactataagctttagcaaaaagtaaagttttaagcctaatcttaaaagtagagagggtgtctgtctccctgatctgaattgggagctggttccacaggagaggagcctgaaagctgaaggctctgcctcccattctactcttacaaaccctaggaactacaagtaagcctgcagtctgagagcgaagcactctattggggtgatatggtactatgaggtccctaagataagatcaatcaatcaatcaatttttttatatagcgccaaatcacaacaaacagttgccccaaggcgcttatattgtaaggcaaggccatacaataattacgtaaaaccccaacggtcaaaacgaccccctgtgagcaagcacttggctacagtgggaaggaaaaactcccttttaacaggaagaaacctccagcagaaccaggctcagggaggggcagtcttctgctgggactggttggggctgagggagagaaccaggaaaaagacatgctgtggaggggagcagagatcgatcactaatgattaaatgcagagtggtgcatacagagcaaaaagagaaagaaacagtgcatcatgggaaccccccagcagtctacgtctatagcagcataactaagggatggttcagggtcacctgatccagccctaactataagctttagcaaaaaggaaagttttaagcctaatcttaaaagtagagagggtgtctgtctccctgatctgaattgggagctggttccacaggagaggagcctgaaagctgaaggctctgcctcccattctactcttacaaaccttaggaactacatgtaagcctgcagtctgagagcgaagcgctctattggggtgatatggtactatgaggtccctaagataagatgggacctgattattcaaaaccttataagtaagaagaagaattttaaattctattctagaattaacaggaagccaatgaagagaggccaatatgggtgagatatgctctctccttctagtccccgtcagtactctagctgcagcattttgaattaactgaaggctttttagggaacttttaggacaacctgataataatgaattacaatagtccagcctagaggaaataaatgcatgaattagtttttcagcatcactctgagacaagacctttctgattttagagatattgcgcaaatgcaaaaaagcagtcctacatatttgtttaatatgcgctttgaatgacatatcctgatcaaaatgactccaagatttctcacagtattactagaggtcagggtaatgccatccagagtaaggatctggttagacaccatgtttctaagatttgtggggccaagtacaataacttcagttttatctgagtttaaaagcaggaaattagaggtcatccatgtctttatgtctgtaagacaatcctgcagtttagctaattggtgtgtgtcctctggcttcatggatagataaagctgggtatcatctgcgtaacaatgaaatttaagcaatgccgtctaataatactgcctaagggaagcatgtataaagtgaataaaattggtcctagcacagaaccttgtggaactccataattaactttagtctgtgaagaagattccccatttacatgaacaaattgtaatctattagacaaatatgattcaaaccaccgcagcgcagtgcctttaatacctatggcatgctctaatctctgtaataaaattttatggtcaacagtatcaaaagcagcactgaggtctaacagaacaagcacagagatgagtccactgtccgaggccataagaagatcatttgtaaccttcactaatgctgtttctgtactatgatgaattctaaaacctgactgaaactcttcaaatagaccattcctctgcagatgatcagttagctgttttacaactaccctttcaagaatttttgagagaaaaggaaggttggagattggcctataattagctaagatagctggtcaagtgatggctttttaagtaatggtttaattactgccaccttaaaagcctgtggtacatagccaactaataaagatagattgatcatatttaagatcgaagcattaaataatggtagggcttccttgagcagcctggtaggaatggggtctaataaacatgttgatggtttggatgaagtaactaatgaaaataactcagacagaacaatcggagagaaagagtctaaccaaataccggcatcaccgagagcagccaaagataacgatacgtctttgggatggttatgagtaattttttctctaatagttaaaattttgttagcaaaaaaagtcatgaagtcattactagttaaagttaaaggaatactcggctcaatagagctctgactctttgtcagcctggctacagtgctgaaaagaaacctgggttgttcttattttcttcaattagtgaaaataagaacaaccccaggtttcttttgtggtgtgtgtcttcagaccacagcacacttttccactttgtgtctgtccatttcaaatgagcttgggcccagagaaggcggtggcatttctggatgttgttgatgtttggctttcactttgcacggtagagttttaagttgcacttgtagatgtagcgacgaactgtgttaactgacaatggttttctgaagtgttcctgagcccacgcggtaagatcttttacacaatgatgtcagtttttaaggcagtgccgcctgatggatcaaaggtcacgggcattcaatgttggttttcagccttgccacttacgtgtagaaagttctccagattctctgaatcttctgattatattatggactgtagatgatggaatccctaaattccttgctattgaacgttgagaaacataaactgttggaccattttttcaccaagttgttcacaaagtggtgattctcgccccatctttgcttgtgaacggctgagccttttggggatgctccttttatacccagtcatgacactcacctgtttccaattaaccagttcacctgtggaatgttccaaacaggtgttctttgagcattcatcaaccttcccagtcttttggtgcccctgtcccagcttttttgaaacatgttgcaggcacccatttcaaaatgagcaaatatttgcacaaaaacaataaagtttatcagtttcaacattaaataccttgtcttgGTCTCCCTGCTCACCGCGGTAAATCAGCCATTCCATCCAGTGCTTGAAGCCCCTCAGATTGCAGTCGCACTCCCACGGGTTCCCCCACAACTGCAGCTGCTTTAGCGCCGTCAGTGGTTCAAAGGtgactctgtccagtgacctcagccTGTTCCCAGCCAAGGACAACCAAGCCAGGGCATGAAGTCCATCTAAGAGTCCCTTTGGCAGCCAGAGGAGGGCATTGGTGGAAAGGTCCAAACACTGTAGCTGCCTCAGCTCCTGAAAAACTTCTTTGCTTAGACCAGCTTGTCCATTCAGATTCTGAACAGCGTCTGTGTTGTTTCTTGGGTCAGATGTCTCCAGAGATCCACCAAGGTGGTTAGTGGAGAGGTTGAGCCGGCGTAGTCCACTAAGGCCAGAGAAGACTCCAGGATTCAGGGTGTAAAAGTGGttgtgagacagatccaggagctCCAGCCTGCCGAGGTTGGACAGCTGGGCGACACTCAGGGAGGACAGGTTGTTTCTAGGCAGGTGGAGGACCACAGAGTCCAGGTTTATCCATGACAGGATGGACATCAAAGAAGACAGACCAACACTGGAGCAGTCAGTGGTATTGCCATAACACAAGCAGACCTCAGGACAGCCGTGGACCAAGGCGGACAGTTCCAGGAGAACCAGCACCAGACTGGACAACCCTGCACACacccagagacagacaagagacagaAGTCTTTCATAAGCACTCTATGTTTAGATTAAAACTGGACCTTAATTCTTACAGACCCAGCAGCTCATCCCACGCTTCCCTATACTCGGctgagtcctgtaactcttcccagaggATTCAGAGGTGTTCCCAGGACAGCTGgaaaaatataatccctccagtgggtCTTCCCGGGTTGTCCTCCCAGTTCGATGTACCTGGATAACCTCCCTATTTGCActcattacgtccaccaaggacataataaaatcatcagcatttatttattagtctgtctgtctgactgttggcAGGATCaaaaactactgcactgattttgatGACCTTTTTGGCATGGAAGACTCCGGATCCGGAGTCAAGTCATAGCTTGTCgtgccaccaaactcacatcacacatcaataaactccagctttaaataaaaagctatagagattttattcaaatttattgcaaaaaaatcttcaaaattatATAATGGTACATTTTTCAATCTAAGTGCTGTAGTACAGTCAGAGGGAGCTcactgatgtgtgatgtgagtttggtggctCTACAAACCATAAATATGACATTATTGAGTTGtcatcaaagcatttcctttcactgTGGTAATTTGTTGACAGTCCCTAAACTCCGCTCTCGCACCTGGCTGCACGTCAAGTTcactgtaatttataaagaacgaaggacgtttcattttgggagaaagatcggtgttggtcggttgtagtttcttgtctgtgttacagcgtttggaaagaggtgtcgttagatttaaaacagcgattcgctttgaagttattacgtctcttcggctgctcctgtttgcactcagggttgccacagcaaatccgaggtggatctgcatgttgatttagcacaggtTTCGAATCTTTGAACATCTTTCCAACTTAACTCTGTAAGTTTACAGTTGACATTAAGTGATGATAATCATGGGCAGGTGGTGACAGCGGATCTTTGTGTCAGGCTCACATGTGGTGCTCATGTCCACGTGTGTCAACATAATATATACTGAGTGCAcgatttacaaattgtggccacgtttaagtagatcgtgcacaATGTTTTATAACTGTGTTTACTAAATCGTGCAATCATTTCACAATgcttaaaacgtgtgcacattctctccacatttgAAATGACACTTCTAGAGCTCcgtacaaatacaaaaaaaaaaaaaaaatctgaagttatcttccttaaactcaaaccgaaagcaaatctctacaacttgatagaaatgaattaaaaatctaaactcTTTCTTCCTAATGAAGTGGtgttgaggaggattttcttcaaaagaagacctgaaagttcagctacaatttgacagaaagtacatttgagatgaaagtctagatctgatgttttggtgaaagaaacttttgtatttcttcataattgatgtaaataaagtccaagacatattcagtgacttggaaatgttcatgttttcgtcccctgacttgtctaaagaaaactgtcaataaaactgattattatttacaggtttgatcaagttttagagatttgctttcagtttgagtttgagggagataattttagaaaattttatttatttttttatttatttatttatttatttgtatttcttgtatttaaaatggcataaagaaattaaaaagtgtgaaattccaagtgttccaatacttttggaaggcacagtatcctaaccttatgatgagtgtaaaatgagtgtgggattattactgttttgtttaagaaggtttaattttcactgttgctgcactttgtgtcaaatcatatcatatatcatattaatatgacaatattgagatataatTTTGCCATAatttacagccctactgtcaactagctgaaaaccttgaatattaatttacatctgcattttaaaaaaatgcttaaagtggtacGGGGTTaatagggctgtaattaggggggtctgtgAGGTGGAgtcctccccagaagctgaaggcttttagtcatgctaatgctccccagaagcatttactgaaggacctaaatgagatggtgagatgctgaagagcttcacttgttcatgtctgcgacatatgcatattagcagaatcttaaaatc comes from the Thalassophryne amazonica chromosome 8, fThaAma1.1, whole genome shotgun sequence genome and includes:
- the LOC117515264 gene encoding leucine-rich repeat and transmembrane domain-containing protein 2-like, which codes for MFIGNSCSLHGGAALHELQKAVLKLDARRGRPEVHVTDMRNVDQHGANRLQGPGGYWSFTHSFMSAYERLLSLVCLWVCAGLSSLVLVLLELSALVHGCPEVCLCYGNTTDCSSVGLSSLMSILSWINLDSVVLHLPRNNLSSLSVAQLSNLGRLELLDLSHNHFYTLNPGVFSGLSGLRRLNLSTNHLGGSLETSDPRNNTDAVQNLNGQAGLSKEVFQELRQLQCLDLSTNALLWLPKGLLDGLHALAWLSLAGNRLRSLDRVTFEPLTALKQLQLWGNPWECDCNLRGFKHWMEWLIYRDGTVDAMRCSVPPDLKGFDIRSMPAEMFHHCLQSPTKDRSPGSATRPPCPPGRISSMEECVRQGHQPISVRRAHGTQIVAGVVCGTVCIMMVVAATYGCVYASLMARYLKKLKARGKPLMAECGTETDVEDGQTSLLMSPQQTPLPTDASSIGYQISGF